A window from Solanum stenotomum isolate F172 chromosome 5, ASM1918654v1, whole genome shotgun sequence encodes these proteins:
- the LOC125865066 gene encoding uncharacterized protein LOC125865066 produces the protein MSSNLQWMYKRLTKGLYDPEFLKGVQQFIEFAMSHPEERDGERLRCPCNRKKCQNRNFENVHTVYGHLLKEGFVPGYHVWYLHGESEVAETIDQDERMHNWEHTMNNLPVDVSEFDDPGPSTSYHRMVHEAASPAFVPDDMEELPNPDAQHFYDMLDSANQEVWPSCETHSKLSAVAHLLHIKAEHHLSERCFDDICQYVNEMIPPDNVMPKNFYETKMLMRGMNMPVEKIHTCVNACMIYWGEDSELVNCKFCSHPRYKLTSQRSIQKKNLVPFKQMYYFPLTPRLQRMYASTTTASHMRWHAEHEVEEGVMRHCSDAPSWKHFDKMYPSFSEENRNVRLGLSTDGFQPFGQTGKQYSSWPIIVTPYNLPPWMCMKDTYLFLSVIVPGPKNPKQQLDVFLQPLIAELKNLWNVGVNTYDISKN, from the coding sequence ATGAGTTCAAATCTTCAATGGATGTACAAAAGATTAACCAAAGGTCTGTATGATCCTGAATTCCTAAAAGGTGTACAACAATTTATTGAGTTCGCTATGAGTCATCCAGAAGAAAGGGATGGTGAGAGACTAAGGTGCCCATGTAACCGAAAGAAATGTCAGAATAGAAACTTTGAAAATGTTCATACCGTCTATGGGCATTTATTAAAAGAAGGTTTTGTACCAGGATATCATGTATGGTATTTGCATGGAGAAAGTGAAGTTGCGGAAACTATAGATCAAGATGAAAGAATGCACAACTGGGAACATACTATGAATAACCTACCGGTTGATGTTAGTGAATTTGATGATCCTGGACCTAGTACGTCTTATCATAGAATGGTTCATGAGGCTGCTAGTCCCGCATTTGTTCCAGATGATATGGAGGAATTACCTAATCCTGATGCCCAACATTTTTATGATATGCTTGATTCtgcaaatcaagaagtgtggCCTAGTTGTGAAACACACTCAAAATTATCAGCTGTTGCTCATTTGTTGCATATCAAGGCTGAACATCACCTCTCTGAaagatgttttgatgatatttgtCAATATGTGAATGAGATGATTCCGCCTGATAATGTGATGCCAAAAAATTTCTATGAAACTAAAATGTTAATGAGGGGAATGAACATGCCAGTTGAAAAAATTCATACTTGTGTCAATGCCTGCATGATTTACTGGGGAGAGGATAGTGAACTTGTAAATTGCAAGTTTTGTAGTCATCCCAGGTATAAGCTTACAAGCCAAAGATCTATTCAGAAGAAAAATCTTGTACCATTCAAACAGATGTATTACTTTCCTCTTACTCCACGACTGCAACGAATGTATGCTTCCACAACAACTGCTTCACACATGCGATGGCACGCTGAACATGAAGTTGAGGAAGGTGTGATGCGTCACTGTTCAGATGCACCTTCatggaagcattttgataaGATGTATCCATCTTTTTCAGAGGAAAATCGTAATGTTAGATTGGGACTGTCCACTGATGGGTTTCAGCCATTTGGTCAAACAGGAAAGCAATATTCATCTTGGCCAATAATTGTGACACCATACAACTTACCTCCTTGGATGTGTATGAAagatacatatttatttttatcggTTATAGTTCCTGGACCAAAGAATCCTAAGCAACAACTAGATGTCTTCTTGCAGCCTTTGATTGCTGAGTTGAAGAACCTATGGAATGTAGGTGTCAACACATATGATATCTCtaagaattaa
- the LOC125865080 gene encoding uncharacterized protein LOC125865080 gives MDEQDGYDDNLSIFTYPGRGFGELNRRYLTEEELKAAHIYILLNCREVQPYVENFIDSLHQMFPQITAQEVDRKLDEEFASWFTRYARVHIDNQFIKALAEGLC, from the exons ATGGATGAACAAGATGGATACGATGATAATCTTTCTATATTCACCTATCCAGGTCGGGGATTTGGGGAACTAAATCGTAGATATCTTACTGAAGAAGAACTTAAAGCAgctcatatttatattttactaaattgtAGAGAAGTGCAGCCATATGTGGA GAATTTTATTGACTCTCTTCATCAAATGTTTCCACAAATTACGGCGCAGGAAGTGGACAGAAAACTTGATGAAGAATTTGCATCATGGTTCACAAGATAT GCCCGAGTCCACATAGATAATCAGTTCATCAAGGCGCTTGCAGAAGGTCTATGTTGA
- the LOC125863780 gene encoding uncharacterized protein LOC125863780: MAEICGYDNESVAFWHKYGRLGEKMRLVSTDFEANLVFRNIPRDRVIEVYFEHLDSYIGMDISNNVEQNKKEGRAEYSSSDDDFEDSDNDLSDEHDILERSENGTREYEVSETARKKMAHEDGDSDCVNSEGFKSLESDSNSDGMNLTVFNPNTDGLYPILALELIFKSKKEFKNAVITHEVSQGKYIKWRKNDKERIRAVCAKHPDCDWEIMASKMYRDCAFQVKTYNPIHKCKNWNHVNKTITSLFIVRKYLDAIKTNRNWKISEFRDHVSIQLTAHVTLSKCRRAKKKAIAMIDGDISDQFKLLWNYCNEIMRTNPNTSVYMNACKEGFKSGCRKIVGVDGCWLKGPMYGTQLLTAVGLDPNNNIYPIAYAVVEKENRESWAWFLDHLKLDLEIDDGAHWTFMSDKQKGLIEAFNDILPLVAHRFCVRHLHSNFKRAGFCGDTLRNALWKAASATTVRWFGERMVEIFYLDPEAAIWLRDKSPSEWSKSHFSEDAKCDTLVNNICECFNNMILDARDKPIITLLEKIRYMLMTRMQENRDKSVKWSSDDICPRIKNVLCKSQVAAAEYIPRKSNEWNYELIGASITDIWAVDLLNRKCSCRKWNLTRLPCKYAISAIWAKNDEISSYINDCYKVETYRRIYEFAILPMNGQSMWP; this comes from the exons ATGGCTGAGATATGTGGATATGATAATGAGTCAGTCGCATTTTGGCACAAATATGGTAGACTCGGTGAAAAAATGAGGCTTGTTTCAACTGATTTTGAAGCTAATTTAGTATTCAGAAACATCCCTCGAGATAGAGTAATTGAGGTTTACTTTGAACATTTAGATTCCTATATTGGAATGGATATCAGCAACAATgttgaacaaaataaaaaagagggaAGGGCTGAATATTCTTCAAGtgatgatgattttgaagacTCGGATAATGATTTGTCAGATGAACATGATATTTTAGAAAGGAGTGAAAATGGGACACGTGAATATGAAGTTAGCGAAACTGCGAGAAAAAAGATGGCTCATGAAGATGGAGATTCTGATTGTGTTAACTCTGAAGGGTTCAAGAGCCTAGAAAGTGATTCTAATTCAGATGGTATGAACTTAACTGTGTTCAACCCAAATACAGATGGGTTGTATCCTATCCTGGCACTTGAATTGatatttaaaagtaaaaaagagtTCAAGAATGCTGTGATAACTCATGAAGTCAGTCAAGGAAAGTATATAAAATGGCGCAAGAATGATAAGGAAAGGATACGAGCAGTTTGTGCAAAGCATCCAGATTGTGATTGGGAGATTATGGCTTCTAAAATGTATAGAGATTGTGCTTTTCAAGTAAAGACATACAATCCGATCCACAAGTGCAAAAATTGGAACCATGTTAACAAAACCATCACATCTTTGTTCATTGTTAGAAAATATCTTGATGCCATAAAAACAAACAGGAATTGGAAGATCTCTGAATTTAGAGATCATGTTAGTATTCAGTTAACAGCACATGTGACATTATCTAAATGTAGAAGGGCAAAAAAGAAGGCAATTGCAATGATCGATGGAGATATCTCTGATCAATTCAAGCTATTGTGGAACTATTGCAATGAAATAATGAGGACAAATCCAAATACTTCTGTTTATATGAA TGCTTGCAAGGAAGGATTCAAGAGTGGTTGTAGAAAGATAGTAGGAGTGGATGGTTGTTGGCTCAAGGGTCCGATGTATGGGACTCAATTGTTAACTGCTGTTGGGCTTGATCCTAATAACAATATCTATCCGATAGCATATGCAGTTGTGGAGAAAGAAAATCGTGAGTCATGGGCATGGTTTTTGGATCATCTAAAGCTTGACTTGGAGATCGATGATGGAGCTCATTGGACCTTCATGTCAGACAAGCAAAAAGGTCTGATAGAAGCATTTAATGATATATTACCTTTGGTCGCTCATAGATTTTGTGTTAGACACTTGCATAGTAATTTCAAAAGGGCCGGATTTTGTGGTGACACACTAAGAAATGCACTTTGGAAAGCTGCTAGTGCGACAACAGTAAGGTGGTTTGGTGAACGCATggttgaaatattttatttggatcCCGAAGCTGCTATTTGGTTGAGAGATAAGTCACCTAGTGAATGGTCTAAATCTCACTTCTCCGAAGATGCAAAATGTGATACCTTAGTAAATAACATATGTGAATGTTTTAATAACATGATATTGGATGCAAGAGATAAGCCTATTATTACTCTTCTGGAGAAAATTCGGTATATGCTCATGACAAGAATGCAAGAAAATAGGGATAAATCTGTCAAGTGGAGTTCTGATGATATTTGCCCcagaattaaaaatgtattatgcAAAAGTCAAGTTGCTGCTGCTGAATATATTCCTAGAAAATCAAATGAGTGGAACTATGAGCTTATAGGAGCTAGCATAACTGACATTTGGGCCGTAGATTTGTTAAACCGAAAATGTAGTTGTAGAAAATGGAATTTGACAAGGCTACCTTGTAAATATGCTATATCAGCAATTTGGGCTAAAAATGATGAAATCAGTTCGTATATTAATGATTGTTATAAGGTGGAAACTTATAGAAGGATCTATGAATTTGCTATTCTTCCTATGAATGGTCAAAGTATGTGGCCGTAA